In Pectobacterium brasiliense, a single genomic region encodes these proteins:
- the truA gene encoding tRNA pseudouridine(38-40) synthase TruA translates to MSETTQAEATQADAAAENERAPLKIALGIEYDGSLYYGWQRQIDVASVQACLEKALSKVADEPIEVFCAGRTDAGVHGTGQVVHFTTHAIRKDAAWTMGVNANLPPDIAVRWVKTVDEDFHARFSATARRYRYVIYNHRYRPAVLSRGMTHFYHPLDVERMERAGQCLLGENDFTSFRAVQCQSRTPWRYVNHLKVTRHGDYIVVDIKANAFVHHMVRNIVGSLMDVGCGNRPESWIAELLAAKDRTLAGATARAEGLYLVAVDYPARFALPQPTMGPLFLAD, encoded by the coding sequence ATGTCGGAAACCACTCAGGCGGAGGCTACTCAGGCCGATGCCGCTGCGGAAAACGAACGCGCCCCGCTGAAAATCGCGCTAGGCATTGAGTACGACGGTAGCCTCTATTATGGCTGGCAGCGTCAGATTGATGTCGCTAGCGTGCAGGCCTGTCTTGAAAAGGCGCTGAGTAAAGTCGCGGATGAACCGATAGAAGTGTTTTGCGCCGGGCGAACCGATGCTGGCGTTCACGGCACCGGCCAGGTTGTGCATTTCACCACACACGCGATCCGAAAAGACGCCGCCTGGACGATGGGTGTGAATGCGAATTTACCGCCGGATATCGCGGTGCGCTGGGTGAAAACGGTGGATGAGGATTTCCATGCGCGCTTCAGCGCGACGGCACGCCGCTACCGTTATGTCATCTACAATCACCGCTATCGTCCTGCGGTGCTTTCGCGCGGTATGACGCACTTTTATCACCCGTTAGACGTGGAACGCATGGAGCGAGCCGGGCAATGCCTGTTGGGTGAGAATGATTTCACCTCTTTTCGTGCAGTGCAGTGCCAGTCGCGCACGCCGTGGCGCTATGTAAATCATTTAAAGGTTACACGTCACGGTGACTATATCGTGGTAGATATTAAGGCCAATGCGTTCGTGCATCATATGGTGCGTAATATCGTTGGCAGCCTGATGGACGTCGGCTGTGGCAATCGCCCTGAATCGTGGATTGCCGAGCTGCTGGCGGCCAAAGATCGTACGCTGGCTGGCGCAACGGCCAGAGCCGAAGGGCTGTATTTGGTAGCGGTAGATTATCCTGCGCGTTTTGCTTTGCCGCAGCCTACGATGGGGCCGCTCTTTTTAGCAGATTGA
- the flk gene encoding flagella biosynthesis regulator Flk has product MQPVSGPGAPLPGERSVTPTTTSSTSTSSANAAGSANGDRPLTLAQRTTLENLVLRVAALTTSKAAEVWTTVKQGLGLAENNELLSRHYQPAEQILQTRLTQAQDSGGRQQLLQRLTDMLSQGNNRQAVSNFIQQQFGSTTLSALTKTQLQQVVTLLQNGQIPQSTASATASQTAQAANSPDRPLSPAEQRGLNQLVTRLATMTGEQPARVLNNLMMMQNLSPGDAIPLKHLPLITQFLQAQVELQQTQTLLRGTSPAQQGTPTNAGAASEPLTANTTNTANANSSSAANLSSQPLATQNALLSPNLAPLQALLQQPMTAQEQHLLMDYTQNRFNIGLQTPLTPMQVSDLLTFLFTQRIQRSQETDWTTTSQLLHPLFNPLIASLPLSWQSLFHKPMFLVIVSTCVAAFLLWVLI; this is encoded by the coding sequence ATGCAACCTGTAAGCGGCCCAGGTGCCCCGCTGCCCGGCGAACGTTCGGTGACGCCGACCACCACATCGTCAACCTCTACATCATCTGCTAACGCCGCGGGTTCCGCCAACGGCGATCGACCGCTGACGCTGGCGCAGCGTACGACGTTGGAAAATCTGGTGCTGAGAGTTGCCGCACTGACAACGTCAAAGGCAGCGGAAGTCTGGACAACGGTAAAACAGGGATTAGGGCTGGCAGAAAATAATGAACTGCTGTCCCGCCATTACCAGCCTGCCGAGCAGATACTCCAGACGCGTTTAACGCAGGCGCAAGATAGCGGTGGACGTCAGCAGCTGCTTCAGCGCCTGACAGATATGCTCTCTCAGGGAAATAACCGTCAGGCGGTTAGCAATTTCATCCAGCAACAGTTCGGTAGCACCACGCTAAGCGCGCTGACTAAAACACAGCTACAGCAGGTGGTTACGCTGCTGCAAAACGGGCAAATCCCGCAGTCAACGGCATCAGCCACAGCATCGCAAACCGCTCAGGCCGCCAACTCGCCCGATCGTCCGCTCTCTCCTGCTGAACAGCGTGGCTTGAATCAGTTAGTCACCCGATTAGCGACCATGACCGGGGAACAGCCTGCAAGAGTGCTGAACAATCTGATGATGATGCAGAATCTTAGCCCGGGCGACGCTATCCCGTTAAAACATCTGCCGCTGATCACGCAGTTCTTGCAAGCACAGGTTGAGCTGCAACAAACACAGACGCTGCTGCGTGGCACCTCGCCAGCGCAGCAGGGAACACCAACAAATGCAGGCGCAGCGTCAGAACCGCTGACAGCCAACACCACCAATACGGCTAACGCGAATTCGTCATCCGCTGCGAATCTATCATCACAGCCACTAGCGACACAGAACGCGCTGCTCTCCCCGAATCTCGCACCATTACAGGCATTGCTACAACAGCCCATGACCGCGCAGGAACAGCACTTATTGATGGATTACACGCAGAATCGCTTCAATATCGGGTTACAAACGCCGCTGACGCCGATGCAGGTTAGCGATCTGCTGACGTTCCTGTTTACACAACGCATTCAGCGTTCACAGGAAACGGACTGGACAACCACGTCACAGTTGCTGCATCCGCTGTTTAACCCGCTGATTGCTTCGCTACCGCTCAGTTGGCAATCCCTGTTCCATAAGCCAATGTTTCTGGTGATTGTCAGCACCTGCGTGGCTGCATTTCTGCTGTGGGTATTAATCTAG
- the accD gene encoding acetyl-CoA carboxylase, carboxyltransferase subunit beta, with protein MSWIERILNKSNITPTRKANIPEGVWTKCDSCGQVLYRAELERNLGVCPKCDHHMRLSARARLQAFLDKENTVELGSELEPKDVLKFRDSKKYKDRLVSAQKQSDEKDALVVMKGTLYGMPIVAASFEFSFMGGSMASVVGARFVRAVEQSLEDGCPLVCFSASGGARMQEALMSLMQMAKTSAALAKMRDRGLPYISVLTDPTMGGVSASLAMLGDLNIAEPKALIGFAGPRVIEQTVREKLPPGFQRSEFLIEKGAIDMIVRRPEMRYKLATILAKLTNHPEPGNDDVEIRSDAPSESSQDDA; from the coding sequence ATGAGCTGGATTGAACGAATTCTTAACAAAAGCAATATTACACCGACCCGCAAAGCGAACATCCCTGAAGGGGTCTGGACAAAATGTGATAGCTGCGGTCAGGTTCTTTATCGTGCTGAGTTGGAGCGCAATCTGGGTGTCTGCCCGAAGTGCGATCACCATATGCGCCTTTCCGCGCGCGCCCGTCTACAGGCTTTTCTGGATAAAGAAAACACTGTCGAGTTGGGAAGCGAGCTGGAACCGAAGGATGTCCTGAAATTCCGGGATTCCAAAAAATATAAAGATCGTCTGGTTTCTGCACAGAAACAGTCCGATGAGAAAGATGCGCTGGTCGTGATGAAAGGCACGCTGTACGGCATGCCGATTGTCGCCGCGTCATTTGAATTCTCTTTCATGGGCGGTTCAATGGCGTCTGTTGTGGGCGCGCGCTTTGTGCGTGCCGTTGAGCAGTCATTGGAAGACGGTTGTCCGCTGGTGTGCTTCTCCGCCAGTGGTGGTGCGCGTATGCAGGAAGCGCTGATGTCGCTGATGCAAATGGCGAAAACCAGTGCGGCATTGGCAAAAATGCGCGATCGCGGCTTGCCTTACATTTCTGTGCTGACCGACCCAACCATGGGTGGTGTTTCCGCGAGTCTGGCGATGCTGGGCGACCTGAACATTGCTGAGCCGAAAGCGCTGATCGGTTTTGCCGGCCCACGCGTTATCGAACAAACCGTGCGTGAAAAGCTGCCGCCAGGCTTCCAGCGCAGTGAATTCCTGATTGAGAAAGGGGCGATCGATATGATCGTTCGTCGTCCGGAAATGCGCTACAAGCTGGCCACTATTCTTGCCAAACTGACGAACCATCCAGAACCGGGCAACGATGACGTGGAAATCCGCAGCGATGCGCCGTCTGAATCATCACAGGATGACGCATAA
- the pdxB gene encoding 4-phosphoerythronate dehydrogenase PdxB has translation MKILVDENMPYARELFSRLGEVQAVPGRPLPRELLADADALMVRSVTKVNADLLSGSAVKFVGSATAGTDHVDDTWLNANGIAFSAAPGCNAIAVVEYVFSSLLMLAERDGFQLRDKTVGIVGVGNVGRRLDARLKAWGVNTLLCDPPRADRGEAGDFLPLETLVRDADILTLHTPLYLDGPYRTHHLVDAAVLNAFADGRILINACRGPVVDNAALLEALQQGKKLSVILDVWEPEPALSTDLLARVDIGTAHIAGYTLEGKARGTTQVFEAWSEFIGTPQQVALSSLLPAPEYAEVTLTAPLDEALLKRLVHLVYDVRRDDALLRHVAHQEGEFDRLRKHYQERREWSSLHVICADADSADCLNALGFTASVRGAR, from the coding sequence ATGAAGATTCTGGTTGATGAGAATATGCCGTATGCCCGCGAGCTATTTAGCCGTCTGGGTGAGGTTCAGGCCGTGCCGGGACGTCCTTTGCCGCGCGAGCTGCTGGCCGACGCGGATGCGCTGATGGTGCGCTCGGTCACGAAGGTGAACGCGGATCTGCTGTCTGGTTCGGCGGTAAAATTTGTCGGCAGCGCGACAGCAGGCACCGACCATGTCGATGACACCTGGCTTAACGCCAACGGGATCGCGTTTTCTGCTGCCCCCGGCTGCAATGCCATTGCGGTAGTGGAGTACGTCTTTTCTTCTTTGCTGATGCTGGCCGAGCGTGATGGCTTCCAACTGCGTGATAAAACCGTCGGGATTGTCGGCGTGGGCAATGTTGGCAGACGCCTGGATGCACGTCTGAAAGCCTGGGGCGTTAACACGCTGCTGTGCGATCCGCCGCGTGCCGATCGCGGTGAGGCGGGCGATTTCCTGCCGCTAGAAACGCTGGTGCGTGATGCCGACATTCTGACGCTGCATACGCCGCTGTATCTCGACGGCCCGTACCGTACTCATCATTTAGTTGATGCCGCCGTACTGAACGCGTTTGCGGACGGACGTATTCTGATTAACGCCTGCCGTGGCCCGGTGGTGGACAATGCTGCACTGCTTGAGGCGCTGCAACAGGGTAAAAAGCTCAGCGTCATTCTTGACGTCTGGGAGCCAGAACCTGCCTTATCGACCGATCTGCTGGCGCGAGTAGACATTGGCACGGCGCATATCGCTGGTTATACGCTGGAAGGGAAAGCGCGCGGCACCACGCAGGTGTTTGAGGCGTGGAGCGAGTTTATCGGAACCCCGCAGCAGGTGGCGCTTTCGTCGCTTTTGCCTGCACCAGAGTATGCCGAAGTCACATTGACCGCGCCGCTGGATGAGGCGTTGCTAAAACGTCTGGTGCATCTGGTGTATGATGTGCGCCGGGACGATGCACTGTTGCGCCACGTTGCGCATCAGGAAGGCGAGTTCGATCGTCTGCGCAAACATTATCAGGAACGACGCGAATGGTCGTCACTCCATGTTATCTGCGCCGATGCTGACAGCGCAGATTGCCTGAACGCGCTGGGATTCACGGCGTCAGTGCGGGGCGCACGCTAA
- a CDS encoding DMT family transporter, which yields MLFAIAALAPFLSTRLVIGAFFVWSVMRNPTLNALFPTIAVLIWSINVIVNKLSANVIDPAAISFYRWLLAFLVMTPFMLPTLRQHTATIRQHAWKLLVLGLLGMVLYQSLAYYAAHSISAVMMGIMGSLVPLLTVLLSIPLLRLAPTLGVMLGSLLSLVGIVWLIGEGHPEQILAQGIGPGELMMFCASLSYALYGVLTKRWSIPLPNWVSLYVQIAFGVVVLIPNFLLTENVQLNAENLPLVIFAGIMASILAPFLWIQGVMRLGASKASIFMNLTPIFTAMIAIGFLHEPLHHYHLVGGGITLLGVILAQRLRIPLGRSS from the coding sequence ATGTTGTTTGCCATTGCCGCACTTGCCCCATTTTTATCGACCAGACTGGTAATTGGTGCGTTTTTCGTCTGGTCTGTTATGAGAAACCCAACGTTGAACGCCCTCTTTCCCACCATTGCCGTCCTGATTTGGTCAATTAACGTCATCGTCAACAAGCTCTCTGCAAACGTTATTGACCCAGCTGCTATCTCGTTTTATCGCTGGCTGCTGGCGTTCCTCGTCATGACACCGTTCATGCTGCCAACGCTTCGTCAGCACACAGCGACCATCCGTCAACACGCCTGGAAACTGCTCGTGCTGGGTCTGCTTGGCATGGTGCTGTATCAAAGTCTGGCCTATTACGCGGCGCACTCGATCAGCGCCGTGATGATGGGGATCATGGGGTCACTTGTACCGCTACTCACCGTCCTGCTCAGCATTCCGCTGCTGCGCCTGGCTCCCACGCTGGGCGTCATGCTCGGTAGCCTGCTGTCGCTGGTCGGGATTGTCTGGCTGATCGGTGAAGGACATCCCGAACAGATTCTGGCGCAGGGCATCGGCCCCGGTGAACTCATGATGTTTTGTGCGTCGTTGTCCTATGCACTCTATGGCGTGCTGACCAAACGCTGGAGCATCCCGTTGCCCAACTGGGTGTCGCTCTATGTGCAAATTGCCTTTGGCGTAGTCGTACTGATTCCAAATTTCCTGCTGACGGAGAATGTGCAACTCAACGCCGAAAATCTGCCGCTGGTGATTTTCGCTGGCATCATGGCCTCAATCCTTGCACCTTTTCTGTGGATTCAGGGGGTTATGCGTCTCGGAGCCAGCAAAGCCTCCATCTTTATGAACCTGACACCGATCTTTACGGCGATGATCGCGATTGGCTTTTTGCACGAGCCGTTACATCACTATCATCTGGTTGGCGGTGGCATCACGTTACTCGGCGTGATCCTCGCGCAGCGCTTACGCATCCCACTAGGGCGTAGCTCATAA
- the fabB gene encoding beta-ketoacyl-ACP synthase I: MKRAVITGLGIVSSIGNNQQEVLASLREGRSGITFSQELKDSGMRSHVWGNVKLDTTGLIDRKVVRFMSDASIYAYLSMEQAIQDSGLSDEVYQNNPRVGLIAGSGGSARYQVFGADAMRSPRGLKAVGPYVVTKSMGSAVSACLATPFKIHGVNYSISSACATSAHCIGNAVEQIQMGKQDIVFAGGGEELCWELACEFDAMGALSTKYNETPEKASRTYDADRDGFVIAGGGGMVVVEELEHALARGAHIYAEVVGYGATSDGADMVAPSGEGAVRCMKMAMQDIDTPIDYINTHGTSTPVGDVKELWAIREVFGDKVPPISATKAMTGHSLGAAGVQEAIYTLLMLEHGFIAPSINVDTLDERAEGMNIITETTERELKTVMSNGFGFGGTNAALVMRKLDK, from the coding sequence ATGAAACGTGCAGTGATTACTGGCCTGGGGATCGTATCAAGCATCGGTAATAACCAGCAGGAAGTTCTGGCATCATTGCGGGAAGGCCGCTCGGGTATTACTTTCTCTCAAGAGCTGAAAGATTCCGGCATGCGTAGTCACGTCTGGGGGAATGTCAAACTGGACACCACTGGCCTCATCGATCGCAAAGTTGTGCGTTTTATGAGTGATGCATCGATTTATGCCTACTTATCCATGGAGCAGGCGATTCAAGATTCCGGGCTGTCTGATGAGGTTTATCAGAATAACCCACGCGTTGGCCTGATCGCCGGTTCCGGCGGTTCTGCGCGCTATCAGGTGTTCGGTGCTGATGCGATGCGTAGCCCGCGTGGCCTGAAAGCCGTTGGCCCTTATGTGGTAACCAAATCCATGGGTTCTGCGGTATCCGCGTGTCTGGCAACGCCATTCAAAATTCACGGCGTGAACTACTCTATCAGCTCTGCCTGTGCGACCTCTGCACACTGTATCGGTAACGCGGTTGAGCAAATCCAGATGGGCAAACAGGACATTGTTTTTGCCGGTGGCGGCGAAGAGCTGTGCTGGGAACTGGCCTGTGAGTTTGATGCGATGGGCGCGCTGTCGACCAAATACAATGAGACACCGGAAAAAGCGTCCCGTACCTATGATGCCGATCGCGATGGTTTCGTGATCGCCGGCGGTGGCGGTATGGTCGTTGTCGAAGAGTTGGAACACGCGCTGGCGCGTGGCGCACATATTTATGCGGAAGTCGTCGGCTACGGCGCGACGTCTGACGGTGCGGATATGGTTGCCCCATCAGGCGAAGGTGCGGTACGTTGTATGAAAATGGCGATGCAGGATATTGACACGCCGATCGATTACATCAACACGCACGGTACTTCAACGCCAGTAGGTGATGTGAAAGAACTGTGGGCGATCCGTGAAGTCTTCGGTGACAAGGTTCCGCCGATTTCTGCCACCAAAGCGATGACTGGTCACTCTCTGGGGGCCGCTGGTGTTCAGGAAGCGATTTATACGCTGTTAATGTTGGAGCACGGCTTTATTGCACCGAGCATCAACGTGGATACGCTGGATGAACGTGCGGAAGGCATGAACATCATTACCGAAACCACTGAGCGTGAACTGAAAACTGTTATGTCTAACGGCTTCGGGTTCGGTGGAACCAACGCTGCGCTGGTAATGAGAAAACTCGATAAATAA
- a CDS encoding aspartate-semialdehyde dehydrogenase, whose translation MSDGWNIALLGATGAVGTALLELLQEREFPVGEFYPLASERSAGETIRFNGKSCLVTDVADFDWSQAQLAFFVAGQDVSARYAEEAGDAGCLVIDSSGLFALEPDVPLVVPGVNTHTLADYRNRNIVAVADSLTSQLLTAIKPLTDAAGLSRLHVVNMLSVSALGKAAVDDLAGQSARLLNGVPPEAGLFPKQLAFNLLPLLPDDAGSVREERGLVDQVRKVLQDDGLPISVTCIQSPVFYGHAQVVHLESLRPLSAEEARDELLNAGNIEVSDEQDYPTQVGDASGNGQLSVGCLRNDYGIPELLQFWSVADNARFGGALMAVETAECLVQEYLG comes from the coding sequence ATGTCTGACGGCTGGAATATTGCTCTGCTGGGCGCAACGGGCGCAGTAGGCACGGCGTTACTGGAATTATTGCAGGAACGCGAATTCCCGGTGGGTGAATTCTATCCGCTGGCCAGTGAACGTAGCGCGGGTGAAACCATACGTTTTAACGGCAAATCTTGCCTGGTCACCGATGTGGCGGATTTTGACTGGTCACAGGCACAGCTGGCGTTTTTTGTCGCCGGTCAGGATGTCAGCGCCCGCTATGCGGAAGAAGCGGGGGACGCGGGCTGTCTGGTTATCGACAGCAGCGGTCTGTTTGCGTTGGAGCCCGATGTCCCGCTGGTGGTGCCCGGCGTGAATACGCATACGCTGGCAGATTACCGTAACCGTAATATTGTCGCGGTGGCAGACAGTCTGACCAGCCAACTGCTGACGGCGATTAAGCCGTTGACCGATGCGGCTGGGCTTTCGCGCCTGCATGTTGTCAATATGCTGTCCGTTTCCGCACTAGGTAAAGCGGCGGTAGACGATCTGGCGGGGCAAAGCGCTCGTCTGCTGAATGGTGTTCCGCCTGAGGCCGGGCTTTTCCCGAAACAGCTGGCATTCAATCTGTTGCCTTTACTGCCCGATGATGCGGGCAGCGTGCGCGAAGAGCGCGGTTTGGTCGATCAGGTACGTAAAGTCTTACAGGACGACGGATTGCCGATTTCAGTGACCTGCATTCAGTCCCCTGTGTTCTATGGTCATGCGCAGGTTGTTCATCTTGAATCGCTGCGTCCGTTGTCTGCGGAAGAAGCACGCGATGAACTGCTCAATGCGGGAAATATTGAGGTTAGTGACGAGCAGGATTACCCGACGCAGGTGGGTGATGCGTCCGGTAATGGGCAACTGAGCGTCGGTTGCCTGCGTAATGATTACGGTATTCCTGAGCTACTGCAATTCTGGTCGGTCGCCGATAACGCTCGCTTTGGCGGCGCGCTGATGGCGGTGGAAACGGCAGAGTGTCTGGTGCAGGAGTATCTCGGGTAA
- the folC gene encoding bifunctional tetrahydrofolate synthase/dihydrofolate synthase: MDTLQIPQATSPLVTWLHYLEHLHAQAIDLGLERVKQVAEHLQLLQPAATIFTVAGTNGKGTTCCTLESILLAAGLRVGVYSSPHLVRYTERVRIQGKELPEALHTQAFADIEAGRGAVSLTYFEFGTLSALQLFKQANLDVVILEVGLGGRLDATNIVDADVSVVTSIAIDHTDWLGNDRESIGREKAGIFRQGRPAVVGEPDMPGTIADVAAEKGAQLRRRGRDWEYSMQRETWSWQDKQRELSRLPLPNVPLANAATALAALHYSSLNVSEEAIRHGLQHAALPGRFQTVQASPRLILDVAHNPHAAAYLAKRLAELPKTGKVRAVVGMLSDKDIAGTLAHLTPLVDAWYCAPLEGPRGATAQQIAEHLTRSQSFSDVVAAWKQAMSEATEQDIVIVCGSFHTVAHVMEALDEEKANGE, translated from the coding sequence ATGGATACTCTTCAAATACCTCAAGCCACGTCACCTTTGGTCACGTGGCTTCATTATCTTGAGCACCTGCACGCTCAGGCCATTGATTTAGGTCTGGAGCGTGTTAAGCAGGTTGCCGAACATCTCCAACTGCTCCAGCCTGCCGCCACGATCTTCACCGTCGCGGGGACGAACGGCAAAGGAACGACCTGCTGTACGCTGGAATCCATTCTGTTAGCCGCCGGGCTACGGGTAGGCGTGTACAGTTCTCCCCACCTTGTCCGCTATACCGAGCGAGTGCGTATTCAGGGCAAAGAATTGCCTGAAGCGCTGCACACGCAGGCATTTGCGGATATCGAAGCAGGGAGAGGGGCGGTATCGCTCACCTATTTTGAATTCGGTACGCTGTCGGCGCTGCAACTCTTTAAGCAGGCGAATCTGGATGTCGTCATTCTGGAAGTAGGGCTAGGCGGGCGTCTGGATGCCACCAATATTGTGGATGCGGATGTATCCGTGGTAACCAGCATTGCTATCGACCATACCGATTGGTTAGGTAACGATCGGGAAAGCATTGGCCGCGAGAAAGCCGGGATATTCCGACAGGGTAGACCTGCCGTTGTTGGTGAACCGGATATGCCGGGAACGATTGCCGACGTTGCCGCTGAGAAAGGCGCGCAGTTGCGCCGCCGTGGTCGCGACTGGGAGTATTCAATGCAGCGTGAGACGTGGAGCTGGCAGGATAAACAGCGCGAGCTGTCACGGCTGCCGTTACCCAACGTCCCCTTAGCCAATGCCGCTACGGCACTGGCTGCATTGCACTATTCTTCACTCAACGTGAGTGAAGAGGCAATTCGACACGGTTTGCAGCATGCCGCATTACCCGGCCGTTTTCAGACCGTGCAGGCGTCACCGCGTTTGATTCTTGATGTTGCACACAACCCTCATGCGGCGGCATATCTGGCAAAACGCTTGGCTGAGTTGCCGAAAACCGGAAAAGTGCGAGCCGTTGTTGGCATGCTGTCGGATAAAGACATTGCCGGTACGCTGGCTCACTTAACGCCGTTGGTGGATGCGTGGTATTGCGCTCCGCTGGAGGGGCCGCGTGGTGCCACCGCGCAGCAGATTGCTGAGCACCTGACGCGCAGCCAATCGTTCTCCGATGTCGTTGCCGCCTGGAAGCAAGCCATGTCCGAGGCGACGGAGCAGGATATCGTCATTGTGTGTGGATCTTTTCATACGGTAGCGCATGTGATGGAAGCGCTGGATGAGGAGAAGGCGAATGGCGAGTAA
- a CDS encoding DedA family protein — protein sequence MEFIQFIIDFILHIDVHLAELVAQYGVWVYAILFLILFCETGLVVTPFLPGDSLLFVAGALAALPSNDLNVHTMVFLMIVAAITGDAVNYTIGRLFGEKLFSNPNSKIFRRSYLDKTHAFYARHGGKTIILARFVPIVRTFAPFVAGMGHMSYRHFAAYNVIGALLWVLSFTYAGYLFGDLPVVQENLKLLIVAIIFLSILPGIIEIARHRRAASRGNVK from the coding sequence ATGGAATTTATACAGTTTATTATTGATTTTATTCTGCACATTGACGTTCACCTGGCGGAACTGGTGGCGCAATATGGTGTCTGGGTTTATGCCATTTTGTTCCTGATTCTGTTCTGTGAGACCGGGCTGGTGGTGACGCCGTTTCTGCCGGGGGATTCGCTGCTGTTTGTCGCAGGGGCGCTGGCGGCGTTGCCGTCGAACGATTTGAATGTGCACACAATGGTGTTTCTGATGATCGTGGCCGCGATTACGGGCGATGCAGTGAACTACACGATTGGACGACTGTTCGGTGAGAAGCTGTTTAGCAACCCGAACTCAAAGATTTTCCGCCGCAGCTATCTGGATAAAACGCATGCATTTTACGCGCGTCACGGTGGCAAGACGATAATTCTGGCGCGCTTTGTCCCGATTGTGAGAACATTTGCGCCGTTTGTCGCAGGCATGGGGCACATGAGCTATCGGCATTTTGCAGCCTATAATGTGATTGGTGCGCTGCTGTGGGTGTTGTCATTCACCTATGCGGGCTACCTGTTTGGCGATTTGCCGGTGGTGCAGGAAAATCTGAAATTACTGATTGTTGCGATTATTTTCCTCTCTATCCTGCCGGGCATTATTGAGATTGCCCGTCATCGTAGAGCGGCCTCGCGCGGCAATGTGAAATAA